A DNA window from Phycisphaera mikurensis NBRC 102666 contains the following coding sequences:
- a CDS encoding VirB8/TrbF family protein, with product MSFPHQLFRSAKRGSLADSESPFVRAAQMTDRRMGAVRRLAIVLGVLVAGLALVVAVQAVALVGAVREKQVELYVVEVNEQGRPTRVEASSRGWNPTEAMVQRTVADLLVLMRSKPSDPVVQRRNWKRAYDFLAGDAVLTMNQLGEAREAQEVLIAVDVDSVVRLSDESLQLRWTEQVVDRGMAVSSQPWTGIFRYRLVEPTTADAAFENPLGTFVHAISWSRDTRVAVSEGAPS from the coding sequence ATGAGCTTCCCCCACCAACTCTTCCGCTCCGCGAAGCGCGGCAGCCTCGCGGACTCCGAGTCGCCCTTCGTCCGTGCGGCGCAGATGACCGACCGCCGCATGGGGGCTGTCCGGCGGTTGGCCATCGTGCTCGGCGTCCTCGTGGCGGGGCTGGCACTGGTCGTGGCCGTCCAGGCGGTCGCGCTCGTGGGGGCAGTCCGCGAGAAGCAGGTCGAGCTGTATGTGGTTGAGGTCAACGAGCAGGGCCGGCCCACGCGGGTGGAAGCGTCCAGCCGCGGGTGGAACCCAACCGAGGCGATGGTGCAGCGGACGGTGGCGGACCTCCTGGTCCTCATGCGGAGCAAACCGTCGGACCCGGTCGTGCAGCGGCGGAACTGGAAACGCGCATACGACTTCCTCGCCGGCGACGCCGTGCTGACGATGAATCAGCTGGGCGAAGCCCGCGAGGCCCAAGAGGTGTTGATCGCGGTTGACGTCGACTCAGTGGTCCGGTTGAGCGACGAGAGCCTGCAGCTGCGGTGGACCGAGCAGGTGGTCGATCGCGGGATGGCCGTGTCGTCGCAGCCCTGGACCGGGATCTTCCGCTACCGCTTGGTCGAGCCGACGACGGCCGACGCGGCCTTCGAGAACCCGCTGGGCACCTTCGTGCACGCGATCTCCTGGTCCCGCGACACCCGGGTGGCGGTGAGCGAAGGAGCGCCTTCATGA
- a CDS encoding DUF2274 domain-containing protein → MPSSPAAPVLGPLPPEGKVERLALSLPPKLNQELDAYVSYHREHHGDLATKQKLGVAILEHFLSADPGFKAWTRQKLSSSA, encoded by the coding sequence ATGCCCTCCAGCCCCGCCGCCCCCGTTCTCGGTCCCCTTCCCCCGGAGGGGAAGGTCGAACGCCTCGCGCTGTCCCTTCCGCCAAAGCTCAACCAAGAGCTGGACGCGTATGTCAGCTATCACCGGGAGCATCACGGCGATTTGGCCACCAAGCAGAAGCTTGGCGTCGCCATCCTCGAACACTTCCTGTCGGCCGACCCCGGCTTCAAAGCGTGGACGCGGCAGAAGCTCTCTTCATCAGCATGA
- a CDS encoding tyrosine-type recombinase/integrase produces the protein MMSQLTLADATPERRKLTAVEFSGLTEVPEAATWFANLDNENTRRAYQADVRDFMEFLGIREPEDLRAVTRAHVIAWRTSLTEAPEDGGRGLAPASVQRKLGAVSSLFEHLCDRNAVAGNPVRGVKRPSRDVQAGRTPALGDEEAQRLLDAPKGNGLKALRDRAILSCYLFHALRRSELASLTVGSITRRRGVPHLTVLGKGGKTRYVPAHQGTLAAIRAYLAEAGHGDDPAAPLFRPVVNPAGSPDRGISGDGIYVAVKKYAAEAGIEVEGLCLHALRATAATNALENGADLAAVQEWLGHASIETTRLYDHRHVRAHDSPTFSVRYGSAESS, from the coding sequence ATGATGTCGCAGCTCACCCTGGCGGACGCGACCCCAGAGCGTCGGAAGCTGACGGCGGTGGAGTTCAGCGGGCTCACCGAGGTTCCGGAGGCGGCGACGTGGTTCGCCAACCTCGACAACGAGAACACGAGGCGTGCCTACCAAGCCGATGTGCGGGATTTCATGGAGTTCCTGGGCATCCGGGAGCCCGAGGACCTGCGGGCGGTCACCCGGGCCCACGTGATCGCTTGGCGGACATCGCTGACGGAGGCACCAGAGGACGGTGGTCGGGGCCTCGCGCCGGCCTCGGTGCAGCGGAAGCTCGGTGCGGTGTCCTCGCTCTTCGAGCACCTCTGTGACCGCAACGCGGTGGCGGGCAATCCGGTCCGCGGGGTGAAGCGTCCATCGCGGGACGTCCAGGCCGGGCGGACCCCCGCCCTCGGTGACGAGGAGGCACAACGACTGCTCGATGCACCGAAGGGCAACGGGCTGAAGGCCCTCCGGGACCGAGCGATCCTGTCCTGCTACCTCTTCCATGCGCTGCGTCGCTCGGAGCTTGCCTCCCTCACGGTCGGCAGCATCACCCGGCGACGCGGGGTGCCGCACCTCACCGTCCTCGGCAAGGGCGGGAAGACTCGATACGTCCCCGCACATCAGGGGACACTCGCCGCCATCCGCGCTTACCTCGCCGAGGCGGGTCATGGCGACGATCCCGCCGCCCCCCTCTTCCGGCCGGTCGTGAACCCGGCCGGCTCCCCCGATCGGGGCATCAGCGGGGACGGGATCTACGTGGCGGTGAAGAAGTACGCCGCCGAGGCTGGCATTGAGGTCGAGGGCCTGTGCCTGCACGCCCTCCGCGCCACGGCCGCGACCAACGCCCTTGAGAACGGGGCGGACCTGGCCGCCGTCCAAGAATGGCTCGGTCACGCCAGCATCGAGACCACCCGCCTCTACGACCACCGGCACGTGCGGGCGCATGATTCGCCGACGTTCAGCGTGCGGTACGGGTCGGCGGAATCATCCTGA
- a CDS encoding TrbI/VirB10 family protein, translating to MSTPGASKESFEDAIDGEPGTAVDERVVGVNKRTVAVAVGVLVVVVAAILMWGSSDPVPAEEQAQSAPVRSVATPTATMRLPVTYGDADPRDFGPLSYASLVSETTGATAATATGASAAAPESVASATPVTSEAAPQGAGMPSGPTAAEVADLMAKVEAIQRASEEASATAYRSSVFFAPPLPAAAGSAGTDLFGPGLAPGAGSLGGIETPVSPLVAERTPTVDTNLQLEKRAFTEEGGGGVRPVLPERLRQPSSPYTLQAGSTVAASLLTAINTDLPGRIVAQVTSPVYDSVTGQHLLIPQGARLLGSYDSLVSNGQDRALLVWERLLFPDGSSLILDALLGTDPTGAAGVKDKVDYHLDRLLGGVLLSTAITYGANSARDRDSGRDEDLIGDSVALESTRVGGRIVDRVLDVQPTIKIRQGARVRVLVEEDLLLEPYRY from the coding sequence ATGTCCACCCCCGGTGCGAGCAAGGAGAGCTTCGAGGACGCCATCGATGGCGAGCCGGGCACCGCTGTGGACGAACGGGTTGTCGGCGTCAACAAGCGGACGGTGGCCGTGGCGGTGGGCGTGTTGGTCGTAGTGGTGGCGGCGATCCTGATGTGGGGTTCCTCTGACCCGGTCCCGGCCGAGGAGCAGGCGCAAAGTGCACCGGTCCGCTCGGTGGCGACGCCGACCGCCACGATGCGCCTGCCCGTGACGTATGGAGACGCCGACCCACGCGACTTCGGACCGCTCTCCTACGCGAGCCTCGTGTCGGAGACAACGGGAGCCACGGCCGCCACCGCCACCGGGGCTTCTGCAGCGGCACCCGAATCTGTGGCCTCCGCGACGCCAGTCACGAGCGAAGCAGCTCCGCAAGGCGCCGGAATGCCCTCCGGTCCCACGGCGGCGGAGGTCGCCGATCTCATGGCCAAGGTGGAGGCGATCCAGCGGGCGAGCGAAGAGGCGAGCGCGACGGCGTATCGCAGCTCCGTCTTCTTTGCGCCGCCGCTGCCGGCTGCCGCCGGATCCGCCGGGACAGATCTCTTCGGCCCGGGCCTCGCCCCAGGCGCCGGATCCCTCGGCGGGATTGAAACGCCGGTGTCGCCGCTGGTGGCGGAGAGGACGCCGACGGTGGACACGAACCTCCAGTTGGAGAAGCGGGCCTTCACCGAGGAGGGCGGTGGGGGGGTGCGGCCGGTGCTGCCAGAGCGGCTGAGACAGCCGTCAAGCCCGTACACGCTGCAGGCTGGGAGCACCGTCGCCGCGAGCCTCCTCACCGCCATCAACACCGACCTGCCCGGGCGCATCGTCGCCCAGGTGACCTCTCCGGTCTACGATTCGGTGACCGGGCAGCACCTGCTCATCCCGCAGGGGGCCCGGCTGCTGGGCAGCTACGACAGCCTCGTGAGCAACGGGCAGGACCGGGCGCTGCTGGTGTGGGAGCGGCTGCTGTTCCCCGATGGCAGCTCGCTGATCCTCGACGCGTTGCTCGGCACAGACCCCACCGGAGCGGCCGGCGTGAAGGACAAGGTGGACTACCACCTCGATCGCCTGCTCGGCGGCGTGCTGCTCTCGACCGCCATCACCTACGGGGCCAACTCTGCCCGGGACCGCGACAGCGGCCGAGACGAAGACCTCATCGGCGACTCCGTCGCCCTCGAGTCCACGCGGGTTGGCGGCCGCATCGTCGACCGGGTGCTCGACGTTCAACCCACGATCAAGATCCGCCAGGGCGCACGGGTTCGCGTGCTGGTGGAAGAAGACCTCCTCCTTGAGCCCTACCGGTACTGA
- a CDS encoding TrbG/VirB9 family P-type conjugative transfer protein, translated as MKLIFLLLLPAGVAAAFLAGCTSSPPPYRGPDLQLVQTQPHVEPLAPARGPTTLEEHEAAFGPAPTRVDLAPYLQEASASPDAALVAAGDGRSLRSGVHHFWRPGTVYQVRTRPGFLTSLLLEPGERVISRAAGDTERWMVEETRVGEGSAAQVTLLVKPVSAPLATNLVVTTDRRLYQLELLADADDANAFQSLVAWTYPGGAVVPGLPAASDAGGAVQEAGAGAAAGGGNPIVANVGALDFDFAVRPRKPRRAPRWTPLRVFHDGHKTFIQFPPHVLQTEAPPLFVRRPGSREDELVNYRVVNGLYVVDTVFDTAVLKVGKDAADEVVIAYEGGFFGEAP; from the coding sequence ATGAAACTGATCTTCCTGCTCCTCCTCCCGGCAGGCGTGGCCGCTGCATTCCTTGCAGGCTGCACCAGCTCCCCGCCGCCGTACCGCGGCCCGGACCTCCAGCTGGTGCAGACCCAGCCACACGTCGAACCGTTGGCACCGGCACGGGGGCCCACGACGCTGGAGGAGCACGAAGCCGCCTTCGGGCCCGCGCCGACGCGGGTGGACCTCGCTCCGTATCTCCAAGAGGCGAGTGCCTCGCCAGACGCGGCCCTGGTGGCCGCCGGCGACGGCCGCTCGCTGCGTTCGGGCGTCCACCACTTCTGGCGTCCCGGCACCGTCTATCAGGTCCGCACGCGGCCCGGCTTCCTCACGTCGCTCCTGCTCGAGCCTGGCGAGCGTGTCATCTCCCGCGCCGCGGGCGACACCGAGCGGTGGATGGTGGAGGAGACCCGCGTGGGCGAGGGCTCCGCCGCACAGGTGACGCTGCTGGTGAAGCCGGTGTCGGCGCCACTGGCGACGAACCTCGTGGTCACCACGGACCGCCGCCTGTACCAGCTGGAGCTGCTGGCGGACGCCGACGACGCCAATGCGTTCCAGTCGTTGGTGGCGTGGACGTACCCCGGTGGGGCGGTGGTGCCGGGCTTGCCCGCCGCGTCCGACGCCGGCGGGGCGGTGCAGGAAGCAGGTGCGGGCGCGGCGGCTGGTGGCGGCAACCCGATCGTCGCCAACGTGGGTGCCCTGGACTTCGACTTCGCTGTCCGCCCACGGAAGCCTCGTCGCGCTCCGCGGTGGACGCCGCTCCGCGTCTTCCATGACGGGCACAAAACCTTCATCCAGTTCCCGCCGCACGTCCTCCAGACCGAGGCCCCGCCGCTGTTTGTGCGGCGGCCCGGGAGCCGTGAGGACGAGTTGGTGAACTACCGCGTGGTGAATGGGCTGTACGTCGTCGACACCGTCTTCGACACCGCGGTGCTGAAGGTGGGCAAGGACGCGGCGGACGAGGTCGTCATCGCCTACGAGGGCGGTTTCTTCGGGGAGGCGCCGTGA